A genomic segment from Conger conger chromosome 2, fConCon1.1, whole genome shotgun sequence encodes:
- the LOC133119317 gene encoding transmembrane channel-like protein 7, translated as MDTVDSVFYPGPSNNPLLDQLPSYQSLLYRRKSSGAGGTKRRGSSRTRLNSRTRVSSSSSWKWKGDRVEERPTTLSLERTVRELPKCMEQKRRNNVERIEQARDLSAWKQWGQSARHSLKRLKEDCGQALSWLELWRQDIHVIEGMFGTGILSYFSFLRFLVLLNFVIFLLMFGFVMLPIIITHRASGNATFNPKHEGECTIYPSTSRRGLVVFHHYITDLLSGTGFLEETYLFYGYYKVETIDFPSFRYNLPLAYVLITVAYLFLSLIWIVKRSATGFKRKLVQDQDRFQSFCNKIFAGWDFCITNEMAARLKKRSLQYELKTDLEEERSRQKVAGRTVREKCRIYVLRLVLNLFVVAVLAACFYSIYRATIFSQEAQMYPPRNFILQLIYEYLPSMVITLANFITPLLFSFIIQFEDYSPAFEIRFTLMRCVFMRLASIGVLLFSLWSQITSCGSSSCLCGYNHKLYPCWESRVGQEMYKLMIFDFIIIGAVTIFVEFPRKLFVTYCDCSLAKWWGQQEFAIPQNVLEIVYGQTICWIGAFYCPLLPAISTIKYFIVFYIKKMTLVKNCRPATRPFRASSSNFFFLVVLLIGLALACVPVIVSIAQINSSHACGPFMNYNTSWEVVPQAVSQLPGGLNTFLKAISSEAFAVTFFVVTGLAMFYVIALAGAHKRVVNQLREQLAMEGRDKRFLIQKLYQAQKTPVRSTQNLEEPGGVFLVQPPAVSATHV; from the exons ATGGACACCGTGGACTCAG TGTTCTACCCAGGTCCTTCGAATAACCCGTTATTGGACCAGCTACCCAGTTACCAGTCCCTGCTGTACCGAAGGAAGTCCTCAGGTGCAGGGGGCACGAAAAGAAGAGGCAGCTCTCGCACACGCTTAAACTCTCGCACGCGCGTTAGCTCAAGCTCCAGCTGGAAATGGAAAGGGgacagggtggaggagaggccGACGACACTCTCTCTCGAAAGGACAGTCCGGGAGCTGCCCAAGTGCATGGAGCAGAAACGCAGAAACAA CGTGGAGCGCATAGAGCAGGCCCGGGACCTGAGCGCCTGGAAGCAGTGGGGACAGAGCGCACGGCACTCCCTCAAGAGGCTGAAGGAAGACTGTGGGCAGGCCCTGAGCTGGCTGGAGCTGTGGAGGCAAGACATCCACGTCATAGAGG GGATGTTTGGCACTGGGATCCTGTCTTACTTCTCCTTCCTACGCTTCCTGGTGCTGCTCAACTTTGTCATCTTCCTCCTGATGTTTGGCTTCGTCATGCTgcccatcatcatcacacaccgTGCGTCTGGAAATGCCACCTTCAACCCCAAACATG AAGGTGAATGTACCATATACCCCAGCACATCTCGTCGTGGGCTGGTCGTATTCCATCATTATATCACAGACCTTCTCTCAGGGACG GGCTTTCTGGAAGAAACCTACCTGTTCTATGGCTACTATAAGGTGGAAACCATAGATTTCCCCAGTTTCAGATATAATCTCCCCTTGGCCTACGTGCTCATCACCGTTGCCTACCTCTTCCTGAGTCTCATTTGGATTGTTAAGAG ATCAGCAACCGGATTCAAAAGGAAACTTGTGCAGGACCAGGACCGCTTCCAGAGCTTCTGCAACAAGATCTTCGCCGGCTGGGACTTCTGCATCACCAACGAGATGGCGGCTCGGCTGAAGAAGAGGAGCCTGCAGTACGAGCTGAAG ACGGACCTGGAGGAGGAGCGGAGCAGGCAGAAGGTCGCCGGCCGCACGGTCAGGGAGAAGTGCCGGATATACGTGCTGCGGCTGGTCCTCAACTTGTTTGTGGTGGCCGTGCTGGCTGCCTGCTTCTACAGTATCTACAGGGCCACCATCTTCTCACAGGAGGCCcag ATGTACCCACCACGCAACTTCATCCTGCAACTCATCTATGAGTACCTCCCCTCCATGGTCATCACGCTGGCCAACTTCATCACCCCGCTCTTGTTCTCCTTCATCATCCAGTTCGAGGACTACTCTCCTGCCTTTGAGATCCGCTTCACACTGATGAG gtgtgtgttcatgcgttTGGCCAGCATTGGGGTGCTGCTCTTCTCCCTCTGGTCTCAGATCACCTCCTGTGGGAGTTCCAGCTGCCTCTGTGGATACAATCACAAGCTCTATCCG TGCTGGGAGTCCCGTGTCGGTCAGGAGATGTACAAACTCATGATCTTCGATTTTATCATCATCGGCGCCGTCACCATCTTTGTAGAGTTTCCACGGAA GCTGTTTGTCACGTACTGTGACTGCAGTTTGGCCAAATGGTGGGGTCAACAGGAGTTTGCTATTCCCCAGAACGTGCTGGAGATTGTGTACGGCCAGACCATCTGCTGGATTGGTGCATtctactgccccctgctccCAGCCATTAGCACCATCAAGTACTTCATTGTCTTCTACATCAAGAAG ATGACGCTGGTGAAGAACTGCCGCCCAGCCACTCGTCCCTTCCGGGCCTCTAGCTCCAACTTCTTCTTTCTGgtggtgctgctgattggcttgGCACTGGCCTGTGTGCCCGTGATTGTCAGCATCGCTCA AATAAACTCGTCCCACGCGTGCGGCCCCTTCATGAACTACAACACGTCGTGGGAGGTGGTGCCGCAGGCGGTGTCCCAGCTGCCCGGGGGCCTGAATACCTTCCTGAAGGCCATTTCCTCAGAGGCCTTCGCCGTCACCTTCTTTGTGGTGACAGG CCTGGCCATGTTTTATGTGATTGCGCTTGCCGGAGCCCACAAGCGCGTGGTGAATCAGCTGAGGGAGCAGCTCGCCATG GAAGGGAGGGACAAGCGCTTCCTGATCCAGAAGCTGTACCAGGCACAGAAGACGCCTGTGAGATCCACCCAAAATCTCGAAGAACCCGGAGGGGTGTTTCTGGTTCAGCCTCCTGCGGTCTCTGCCACACACGTGTGA